The sequence GCGCTGACGACCGGGTGGCGAAGGCGGAGCAGCGCCCATACTATTCGAGTTGCACTGACATGCGGCTTTGGGGGTGATCGCTGGCAGCGCCGACGGGGATCCCTTCTCAAGATATCCACAAGTGTGGAAACGTCTGTGCATAACCTCTGAATCCGGTTCGGAAGAGCGCGCTGCAAGGAGGTGTTTCGCAACATCCAATCCTGCTTGAGCACAAAAGTCGCATAGCAATCCCACGGGGATCACGGACACTGGACTGAGCGGCGCTGATGCGTGCGCCCGGTCGAGGTCACGACCGCCGCACGCGGGTATGCAATCATCCTGGAGGCGCCCCACCCAAGAGCGGGGTCAGCGAGATGCGCCCGGTCCGGCTTGCGGGTGGAGGTCGCCCAGAGAGTCCGCCGCCACTCGGTGGAGGCTTCTGGGGCAGGCCGAAGGGCATAGTCACCGCACTTATCGCCGCCACGTTCGTCGCCTTCATACAGCATCAACTGCACCAGAGCCCGCCGCCGCAAGCCGAGCACCTTCGGCCTGTCCCATGTTACCGCGGTTTTCGACGTGCGCCCTCGCGTCCGCTGGCCGCTGACACCCCGTCGGGATCACCACTTCCTGAGGAGGGTATGCCTGATCATGGGCCGCTCGGCTGACGTGCTGTCTGAACTGTGGCAAGATCTGGTCGCGAGCCTGGAGCGCGCGCTGTCGCCCGCCGCGCTCAATCGTTGGCTCAAGAATATCAATCCCCTCTCACTCGACGCCGACTGCCTGCGGGTCGGTGTGCCGAGCGCTTTCGCCCGCGATTGGCTGGAGCGCAAGGCCGCTCATCACATGCGCGCGGAGGCCCAGCGCATCCTGGGGCGACCGGTGCGCCTGGAGTTCGTGCTGCAGCAGCTCGACCTGGGGCTTGCCGACGAGGTGGCGGCACCGCCGCCGGCGCCGGCCGCCGCGCGGCGTCGCGATGAGTTCGCGCCGACGCCGCTGATCCCGCGCTACACCTTCGACAACTTCGTCGTCGGCAAGAGCAACCAGTTCGCGCAGGCGGCCGCGCTCGCTGTTGCCAAGGCTCCGGCCAAGACCTACAATCCGCTGTTCATCTACGGAGGCGTCGGCCTCGGCAAGACCCATCTCATGCACGCCATCGGCCATCACGTTGTGGCCAGCCGCCCCGAGCTCAAGGTCGCCTACGTCACCGGCGACACCTTCACCTATCACGTCGTCACCTCTATCCGCGAGGACCGCTTCGGCGCCTTCCGCAGCCGTTATCGCAACGTTGACCTGTGGCTGGTGGATGACATCCAGTTCATCGCCACCAAGGAGCGCACGGAGGCGGAGTTCTTCCAGACCTTCAACGCTCTCTACGAGACCGGGCGCCAGGTGGTCATCACCTCCGACCGCCCGCCCAAGGAACTGCAGATCATGGACGCCCGGCTGCGCTCGCGCTTCGAGTGGGGCCTGATCGCCGACATCAAACCGCCGGACCTGGAGACGCGCATCGCGATCCTGCAGCGCAAGGCGGCGCTCGACGGCTGCGATGTGCCCGATGACGTCATCCGCTACATCGCCAACATGGTGCAATCCAACATCCGCATTCTCGAGGGCGCCCTGACCAAGGTCATCGCCGCCTCCTCGTTCGCCGGGCAACCGCTGGGCCTGCACCTCGCCATGGAGCAACTCAAGGATCACTCGGTGGGCGATTACCTGCGCCCGGTCAGCATCAACCTGGTGCAGGAAGTCGTCGCCCAGCACTTCCACCTTACCCTTGCTGATCTCACCGCTCATAAGCGCACGCGCGAGATCGTGTTCCCGCGCCAGGTCGCCATGTATCTCGCGCGCGAGTTGCTCAAGGCCTCCTTCCCCGAGATCGCCAAGCGCTTCGGCGGCAGGGATCACTCCACCGTCATTCACGCCTGCAACAAGGTGCGTGAGCGCCTCCAGCACGACGAGCAGTTGCGCGCCCTGATTGGCGAATTGACCAACACGCTGACGCCGCGGTAGGCGCCGTGAGTTTGCCGTCGGGCGCGGCGCGCCCGCGGCAACACGATCAACTTGTGCAATATGCTGTGGGTACCGCTGTGGACGGTCGCCGCATCACGCGACAGCGGTTGCCGTTGGGGATAACCAACACCTAACCGCTTGCTTGATACACAGGTTACCCACCGCCTGCTTGGCCGCGGGTGAGCGTGGAACTGCGCTTGTCCACGGCTTTCACAGGATTATTATTATTATTACGGAATTATATTTCTTACCAACGACTATGGAACGGTGGGTACAACTCGGCGGGAAGGCTGACTGCTCGGGCGCAGGAGGACTTTGTTGAGATTTACCAGTCGCCGCGGATTGCTGTCTGATGCACTGCAATTAGCTTCGCGCGTGGTCACCGGCAGAAGCACGCTGCCGATACTGAGCAACGTGCTGCTGGAGGTCAAAGGCGAACGTCTGCGCCTGCTGACCAGCGATCTTGAGATGTGGGTGGATTGCAGCGTCCCCGTGGACCACGCCGAGGACGGCGCGATCACGGTGCCGGCTAAGATCCTCAACGAGGTGGTGGCGAGCCTGCCCGGGGGCGAGGTCAGCCTTGCGAGCGAGGACGGGAACGCCGTCACGGTGACGTCGGGTAAGTCTGAGTACGCCATTCAGGGTCTGGCGGCGGAGGAGTTCCCGGCAGCGGCCGCGCCCATCGGAGGCGTCGCGCTGACGCTGCCGCAGGCGGCTCTGCGCTCCCTGCTGCGGGGCACGGAGTTCGCCGCCTCGGCCGACGAAACACGCGCCATTCTCACGGGGATGCTGTTGGTGTGGAACGGCGAGAAGCTGACGGTGGTAGCCACCAACATGCATCGCCTGGCGCTCGACGCGGTGGCGGTCGCGGGCGGGCCGGCGCAGGAAACACAAACGGTGGTGCCGGTGCGAGCCCTGCGCGAGGTGATGCGCTCGCTGTCCGCGGAAGCGGAGCCGACGGCGCGCGTGCATCTCGGAGAGAACCACGCGCTGTTCGAGCTCGACCACGTCGCGATCACCTCGCGCATCATCGAGGGGCAGTTCCCCAACTACGAGCGAGTGATCGCAATCGACGCCGAACACACGGTGCGCGCGGAGCGCCTGGCGTTGCTCGCGGCCCTGCGCCGCGCCGACATCGTCGCCCGCGCCGAGGCGGACAAGGTGATCCTGCGCGTGCAGCCGGGCGCGATGATGATCGAGGCCGAGAGCCCGGACGTCGGCCGCGCGCGCGAGGAGGTGCCCATCGAGCTGGAGGGCGACCAGATGGAGATCGCTTTCAGCGCCCAGTACCTCATAGACGCGCTCGAGGCCATGCCCGGGGAGCAGGTGGAGATCAGCCTCAGCGGCCCCCTCGGCCAGGGCGTCATGCGGGCGGTGGGTAACGCGACCTACCTCTACGTGGCCATGCCCCTGCAGATAGCGTGACCGGCGACAGCTTGCAGGCAGGCGCCACCGCCAGCGGCACCCCGTCCGGTTCGTGCCAGCCAGCGGCGCAGCGGGTGCGTAGGCGATGAAGCTTGAGCGACTGCAGCTGCGCGATTTCCGCAACTACCGCGAATTGGAGCTGCTCCTCGACGACCCCTGGGTGCTGGTGATCGGGGCCAACGCCCAGGGCAAGTCCAACTTGCTGGAGGCGATCGCGCTCGCTTGCGCGGGCCGCTCACCGCGCGCGGCGGCGGACGTGGAGATGATTCGCTGGGGGCAGGAGCAGGCGCGCGTGGCGGCGCGCGTCGCCACCGCGGCGCGCGGCACGCTGGAGATGGAGGCGATCCTCGCTTCCCAGGCGCGCCGCCAGGTGAAGATCAACGGCTCGCCGCGGCGGGCAGGCGACCTGGTGGGGCTGGTGGGCCTGGTCCTGTTTGCGGTTGATGACCTCGATGTGGTCAAGCGCGACCCCTTCGCGCGACGGCGCTTCCTCGATACCGAGCTCGGCGCCCTCAGCAAGTCGTACTACTGGAACCTCACCCGCTATCGCCGAGTCGTGGACCAGCGCAATCGCCTGCTCAAAGACATCCGCGACCGCGCGCGGGCGCGTGGCGAGCTCGAGACCTGGGACCAACAGCTCACCCACACCGGCGCGGTGGTGGTGGAGAAGCGCGCGGCATTCCTGCGCGCGGTGAGCGCGCCCGCGGCGGCCGCCCACCGCCGGCTGGCGGGGAGTGACGCGACGCTCGAGCTGCGCTATCTCCCGGCGCTGGGGGAGGACGGCGCGTGGGCGCGAATCGCGACCGCGGCGGAGACGCCGGAGCTGCGTCGCCACATCGCCGAGCGACTGGCGCGTGCGCTGGCCCAGGGGCGCGCCGAGGAGATCGAACGCGGCATGACCCTGTGCGGGCCGCAGCGCGATGACTTCGAGATCATCGCCGGCGGCGTGGACCTCCATCGCTTCGGGTCCCAGGGGGAGCAGCGCACGGCCGCCATCGCGCTGCGGCTGGGGCTGGTGCGGGTGGTAGCCGAGGGCGTTGGCGAACCGCCCCTGCTGCTGCTCGACGACGTCTTGTCCGAGCTCGACGCGGAGCGCCGAGCGGGGCTGTTCGAGGCGCTGGGGGGCGCGGGGCAAACCATTGTCACCACCACCGACGTAGACTCCATCCCGGCAGGGGTGCGGGCGACGGCCAGAAGGTTGAGAGTCGGGGACGGGAGGGTCGTCGCCGCCTAGCGGGCGCGCAGGTCGCCCTGCGGCGATAGGGGCTGGAAGACCATGGAAGACGGGCGCCTGGGCGAAATCCTGCGCGGGTTGATGCGCCGGCACCATCTCGAGCGGCGCCTGCGCCAGCGCGCCGCCATCCAATTGTGGCCCGAGGTGGTGGGGGCCGATATCGCGCGCAACTGCTGGCCGCTGCTGGTGCGCGACGGCGTGCTGACGGTGGGCGCCGTCAATCATGCGTGGGCGCAAACGTTGCAGCTCATGAGCACGCAGATCGTCGAAGCCTTCAACCAGCGCGCGGGCGAGAGCGTGCTGCGCGAGATCAAGGTGCGGGTTGGCGACCGCGCGCAGCGGCCGCCGCCGGCAAGTCGAGGCGCCGCGGTGCCGCCCGCGGCGCCGCCGCTGACGCCCGAGCAGCAGGCGCGTGTGCGCGAGTTGAGCGCGCACATCGAAGACCCCCAGTTGCGGGCCCAGGTGGGGCGCGCGCTGGCGGGGCTGATGCGCGTGCGGCGAGTGCGTGAGGCCCAACGCGGGCGCGTCTGCGCGCGCTGCGGGCGCGAGTTCGCGGGCCGCGGCAGGTGCTGTCGCGGTTGCGCGGCGAAGGGCTGACGTGCTACACTCCGCTGGGGGCGGGCGAGTCGGCCGGTCGCGGTCATGAAGGAGACCTAGACGCATGGAGATCCGGGGAGCGCGCGCGGCGGTGGTCGCGGGCAGCCTGGTCGTGTTGGCGGCGGCAAGTTTGCTGGCAGGATGTAACCGGGACTACAGCACGTACCGCGGCGGGCCGGTCGCTTTCTCGACTCACAGCTACCGCATAGAATACCCGGCCGGGTTCGCGCGCTGGGAGCTGCCGCAGACCGATCGGGACATAGTTCCGGTCAGCTTCTTTTACGAGAACATCCGTTTCGATCCCAAGGATCCCAAGCAGCGATCTCCGGGGATGATCTTCGTGCGCTGCCACCGGATGCGCGCCGGAGAGAGCGTGCAGGCGTTCGTGAACGGGATGTACGACGAACTGACGCCGCAGTTCTTGGACGTTAAGCTGCGCAAGGTGCCGAAAGGCTCGTCGGGGCGGCCGGAGTACGTGCTGTCGGTGGAGAATGAGTCGTACCAGGTGGCGCGCGTGATCCCGCTGCCGCGCGAGAAGCTGGCTTACGAGGTTGAGACCGTCTGCGCCCCGGCTCAGCGCAAAGCGTTCGAGGAACTATTCGGGCGAGCGCGCGAGAGCTTCCAGATCCTGCCCCTACGCAAGTAGGCGGGAGCGCGAAAGGAACGCCCGTGGGCAAGCAATGGGAGGGGCCGCTGCAGGAGGCGGGCCCTTGCCGCTATCGGATCCCCCGCAGCTACAAAGCGCAGATGCGCACCGATGGCGTCGTCTTCGCCTCCGCGCCGATGCTGCCCGACATCAGGTCCGACCAGTCGCCCGAGCAGGTGGCCAACGTGGCCTGCCTGCCGGGCATCGTCGGCGACGCCATCGCCCTGCCCGACATCCACTACGGCTACGGCTTCCCCATCGGCGGCGTGGCGGCGACCGATGTCGAGCAGGGAGTGGTTTCCCCCGGCGGCGTCGGCTACGACATCAACTGCGGGGTATGCCTGCTGCGCACCGACCTGCGGCGCGCCGCCGTCGCCCCCAAGCTGGAGGCGATCATCAACCAGGTCTTCCGCGACGTGCCCTCGGGGGTGGGCTCGGAGGGGCGGGTGCGGGTGAGCGAGGCGGAGCTGCGGCAGGTGTTGCAGCAGGGGGCGCGCTGGGCGGTGAAGGCCGGCTACGGCGACCCCGAGGACCTTCAGCACATCGAAGACGGCGGCTGCCTCCAGGGCGCCGACCCGGGCCTGCTCAGCGAGCGCGCGCGCAAGCGCGGGCGGCCGCAGCTCGGCACCCTGGGCGCCGGCAACCACTTCCTGGAGCTGCAGGAGGTGTGCGATATCTACGATCCCGCCGTCGCCCGCGCCTTCGGCATCGAGGAGGTGGGCCAGGTCACGATCATGGTGCACACCGGCTCGCGCGGCCTCGGCTACCAGGTGTGCGACGACGCGCTGGCGCTGATGCAGCGCGCGATGCAAAAGTACCGCCTCGAGCTTCCCGATCCCCAGCTCGCCTGCGCCCCCGTCAATTCGCCCGAGGGACGTGACTACCTGGCGGCGATGGCGTGCGCCGCCAACTACGCCTGGGCCAACCGCACCTGCATCACCCACTGGGTGCGCCAGGCCTTCGCCCGCGCGGTCGGCGCCGCCCCCGCGGCCTTGGGGCTGCAGGTGGTGTACGACGTCGCCCACAATATCGCCAAGCTCGAACAGCACCAGGTCGCGGGCAAGCCCCGCCGCCTGTGCGTCCATCGCAAGGGCGCGACCCGGGCCTTTCCCGCCGGGCACCCCGACCTCCCGGCCGACTACGCCGCGGTGGGCCAGCCGGTGATCGTCCCCGGCGACATGGGGTCGCACTCCTACCTGCTGGTGGGCACTCCCGAGGCGATGACCGCTACCTTCGGCTCGACCTGCCACGGCGCGGGGCGGCTGATGAGCCGCCACCAGGCGGTGCGCACCGCCCGCGGGCGCGACATCGTGCGCGAGCTGGCGGAGCAGGGAATCCTGGTGCGCGCGGCGAGCCGCGGGGTGGTGGCGGAGGAGATGCCGGGCGCCTACAAGGACGTGGACGTGGTCGCCGCCGCCTGCGAGTGCGCAGGCATCTCCCGCCGCGTGGCGCGCATGCGCCCCCTGGCGGTGATGAAGGGATAGCGCCCCACCGTAGATGGAACACCTGCACGCGGATACCGTCTTCAAGTTGCTCGTCAGCCTCGCGGTCATTCTCGCCTCCGCCGAACTCTTCACCAACGGCGTCGAGTGGCTGGGGCGCCGCCTGAGCCTGGCCGAGGGCGCGGTCGGCAGCGTCCTCGCCGCCGTCGGCACCGCCCTGCCCGAGACCCTCATCCCCTTCGTCGCCATCCTCATCGCCGGCGGCGAGACCGGCCGCCAAATCGGCCTCGGCGCCATCCTCGGCGCCCCCTTCATGCTCGCCACCCTTGCCATGTTCATCACCGGCCTGGCGGCGATCGTCTTCGCCCGCCGGCGCCCGGCGGGCGCGACCGTCATCCTCAACCGGGCGGTGGTGACGCGCGACCTGGGGTTCTTTCTGGTCATGTACGCGGCGGCGGTCGCGACGTCGTTCGCCCCGGGGCGGTTTTTTCACCTCATGGTTTGCCTGGGGCTGCTGGCGGCATATGCGCTCTACCTGCGCCGCACCTTCGCCGACCCGAGCGTGGCCGACGGCGAGGTCGGAGCGCTCCGCTTCCAACGGCTGCTGGCGCGCTGGTGGTGGTGGCGCCGGCGCCCCGGCGAGGACGCGGTGCACTGCGGCGAGTGGCTGGAGAGCGTGGGCAACGGCGCCCCGCGCCTCCGGGTCATCCTGGGGCAGGTGCTGGTAGCGCTGGCGGGCATCGTCGGCGGCGCCTACATCTTCGTCGGCGCGGCCGAGGAGACGGCGCGCGCCCTCGGCGTCGCTCCCCTGCTGGTGGCGCTGGTCATCGCCCCCGTCGCCACCGAGCTGCCGGAGAAGTTCAACAGCATCGTCTGGATGCGCCAGGGCAAAGACACCTACGCCGTCGGCAACATCACCGGCGCCATGGTCTTCCAGAGCTCCTTTCCCGTCAGCCTGGGGCTGGCCTTCACCTCCTGGCGCCTGGCGGCGGCCGCGGGCGAGCCGCAGCGCGCGCTCTACTCGGTTGCCCTCGCCCTGGCCGGCGGGCTGTGGCTGCTGGCGGCGACGCGGCTCGCCCCGCGCGAGATGACCGCCGCCGGCGACGACCGCCCGCTCATCCGCCTCCACCCGGCGGTGCTGCTGGCAGGCGGGGCCCTTTACGCGACGTTCCTGTTCCTGCTCATCAAGGGTATCTGACCCGCGCGCCGCCGCATTTGACATCACCGCGCTCGCCCCGCTATCATCCTTGCGGCCATCCGCCCACCAATCCTGACGGCCCGAGGAACCCTGATGCTCGATCTCAAGTTCATCCGCGAACACCCCGACGACGTGCGCGCGGCGCTGCGCAATCTCCACGAAGAAGCGCCTATAGATGACATCCTGCACGCCGACGAGCGCCGCCGCGCCCTGCTGACCGAAGTCGAGGGGCTCAAGCAGCAGCTCAATGAGCGCTCCCAGCGCGTCGCGCGCGCGGAGGCGGGTGAGCGCCCGCGCATTATCGCCGCCAGCCGCGAGTTCAGCGATCACATCTCCGAGCTCGACGCCGAGGTGCGCGAGGTCGAGGCGCGCCTCAACGAGCTCCTGCTGCTGGTGCCCAACATGCCTCACCCCGACGTCCCCGTCGGCGACAGTGAGCAGGACAACGTCGTCGTCCGCACCTGGGGCGAGCCGCGCGCGCTCGGCTTCGAGCCCAGACCGCACTGGGAGCTGGGAGAGGCGCTAGGCGTCATTGACTTTGAGCGCGGGGTCAAGGTGTCCGGCACCCGCTTCTACGTCCTGCGCGGGGCGGGAGCGCGGCTGCAGCGCGCCCTCATCACCTTCATGCTCGACGTGCATACGCGCGACCACGGCTACACCGAGGTCTATCCCCCCTACATGGTCAAGCGCGAGTGCATGGTGGGCACCGGCAACCTGCCGAAATTCGCCGACAACCTCTACCACGACGACCAGGACGACATGTGGTTCATCCCCACCGCCGAGGTGCCGGTGACCAACCTCTTCCGCGACGAGATCCTGGAGGCCCACCAGCTACCGCTGCGCCACGTCGCCTACACCGCCTGCTTCCGCCGCGAGCAAATGGCCGCCGGCCGCGACACGCGGGGAATCAAGCGCGGCCACCAGTTCGACAAGGTCGAGCTGGTCAAGCACGTCGCCCCCGAGACCTCGGACGAGGAGTTGCACAAGCTGATCGCTGACGCCGAGGACATCCTGCGCCGCCTGGAGCTGCCCTACCGCGTCAACCAGATGTGCACCGCCGACCTCAGCTTCAGCGCGGCCATCAAGTATGACCTCGAGGTCTGGGCGCCGGGGGTACAGGAATGGCTGGAGGTTTCTTCCTGCAGCAACTTCGGGGACTTCCAGGCGCGCCGCATGAACATCCGCTATCGGCCCGAACAAGGCGCGCGCCCGCGCTTCGTGCACACCCTCAACGGCTCCGGCGTCGCCCTGCCGCGCACCCTGATCGCGGTTATCGAGAACTACCAGCAGGCGGATGGCAGCGTTCGCATTCCCGAAGTGCTTCTCCCGTACATGGGCGGGGTAGAAACCATCGCCGGGGCATCATGAGGAAGGCGATCCGCGCGCCCGATTGGGGTTCCTCCGACGACCCTCACTCCGCCGGAGTGAGCCGGAACGCCCGCCGGTGGCCATTATGTTCGCCGGTGCCGATGACTTCCCCACGATCGTTGATCGCATTCGCGGAAATCAGCACCCAGCCCGAGTCTCCCGGTATGCACTGATTAAGATCGTGCATGACGCCGTCCTGAAAGAGAAAGGCATGTGACCCGTCGCCCGCAACCTCAAAGGTGCCGACCACCCGACCTCGGTTGTTGACACCCCGCGCCCCGCCCCCGAGCCCTTCAGCCGTCGGCAAAACCGTGACCTTTCCGCTGCGCCACACAACCGGATGGGAGATGAAATGGGGGGCGCGGGTCTTGCGCGCCGCCGTGCCCACCACCATTCCATCCTCGTTAATCGCGCTCGGCTCGCTCCAGATCCACCCGCCGCCGGGAGGGACGCCGAGATCAACTGCCTTTCCGTTTGTCCACAGCCGCGCGAAACCCGCGCGGCGGCCGATCACCTGGCCCTTGTTGTTGATCCCGTTCGCACTGCCCTTGCCCAAGCGCGTCAGCTTGCCATTCCGCCAAAGGAACGCATAGCCTTGCCCCCCTCGCTTCTCGTGAACCCAATAATCGCCCGCCACCTGCCCCCGATCGTTGATGCCACAGGCGCGGCTGTGCACGGCCTCCTTCGGGATCCCGCTTAGGCGCGTCATCTTCCCGGCTCTCCACAGAAACGCGTGGCCGCGGCCCCCGGCGACGTGCGAGGAGCCGACCACTTGCTTCTTGTCGTTAATGCCCAGCGCCCCGCTGAACTCGCCACCAAGGGTGCCGAGATCCGTCATCTTTCCGCTGCGCCAGAGGAACGCATGCCGCATTAGCTCAGCGAAGCTGCCGGGCTCGCCGGTGGTACTCGAGCCCACGACCACGCCCCGGGCATTGATGGCCGAGGCGTCGCTTCCCCGCCCCCCGAGAACCCCGAGGTCGGTGACGGTGAAGCGCGGCGCCGCCGTCGCGGGCGCAAGCGCCGCCAGGATGATTGCGCCAACTGCGGCCCAAAGTAAAGCCTTTGCTCTCAATGGCTTGCTCCTTGGAGGCGAGGCCCGATTGAGCTATTCCCCGCCCTCCCACGCCCGTTCGAGCAACTGCAAGGCGTCCTGCTCCGTCACCGCGCGCGGGTTGGTCTTGAGACTGCCGGACAGCATCGTCCCCGGCAACATCGCCGGCAGGTCCTCGCGCTTCACTCCCACCTGAGCCAGGGTCAGGAGCAGGCCGATCCCCCGCAGCAGTTCCCGCACCGCGCGTACGCCGTCGGCCGGCGTCGGCTGCTCCCGCCCCGGCCGCAGCGCGCGCGCGACCTGGGCGAACTTCTCCCCCGCCGCCTCCAGGTTGTACTGCATGACGTAGGGCAGCAGCAGCGCGCAGGCCGTGCCGTGCGGGAGGTGATGCAGCGCCCCCAGCGGATGCCCGATGGAATGCGCCGCCCCCACCCCCGTGTTGGCGAAGGCCATGCCCGCGGTCATGCTTGCCAACGCCATGCCGTCGCGCGCCTCGGGGTCGCCGCCGTCGCGCACCGCCCGCTCCAACCACGCCCCCACCAGCTCGATAGCCTTGAGCGCCAGCGCGTCGGTGACCGGGGTGGCGCGCCGCGAGACGTAACCCTCGAGGGCGTGGGTGAGGGCGTCGGCGCCGGTGCGGGCGGTCAAGTCGGGCGGCATGGAGTCGGTCAAGGCGGGATCCACGATCGCCGCCGCCGGCACCCAGAAGGGGCTGCGCAGGCCGATCTTGGCGTTAAGCGAGGGGCTATAGATGACGGCGTTCTGGGTGATCTCGGCGGCGGTGCCGGCGGTGGTGGGGAGGCCGATGAACGGCAGCGCGGGGCGGTCAATGGGTTTGCTCTCGGGCGGCAGATACCGCTCGGTCTTGCCGCCCAGGGTGATGATTCCCGCCGCCGCTTTGCCGACGTCGAGGGGGCTGCCGCCGCCGATGCCGATCACCACCTGCGCCCCCGCCGCGCGCACCGCCTCGACGCAAGCGTCCACGGTCGCACTGGAGGGCTCGGGCTCGACCCCATCGAAAACCAGCGCCTCAACCCCGGCAGCGGTGAGCACATCGCCCAGGCGCTGGGCGAGGCCGGCGCCGCGGGTGACGGTGCGTCCACACACGACGAGCGCGCGCGTGCCGTGCTGGCGCGCGGTCTCGCCCGCGCGCTCGAGCGCGCCGCGGCCGTAGATCATGAGCGGAGGAAAACGAAGCTCGTGGGATCGCGACCTCAAGGGGGTGCGCCCTCGCTCGCGCCGCCCGCAGCCTCCGGGCATGGGGGTGCGGCGGCTACCAGCCCCATTTGAAGATTACGTGCTCGACGCTTTGCAGGACGTAGCTGATCCCCAGCAGGCACAGGCAGCCGAGGAACACCCACTCGACATTGGTGCTCAGCACCATGGACTGCACGCCGCCGGCGTCCATGGCGGGATTGGTGGCGTCCGGCATGAACTTCAGCGTCGCCACCGCCTGGTGCAGGAACTGGAGGGAGCGGACGTACGCCTGGTGCAGCGGAATCCGCGCCGCGAACATGACCCCCACGGTGGCGGGATAGGCCAGCCACTGCAGGATGCGGAACTTGCGTTCCTGGTGTTCCTCGTAGATGGGGCAAGTGCGGCACCGCGCGCGGCCGCGGGCGCCGCTCTGGCGCACGGCAAGCGCCTCCTCGTGCGCCCACGCCTCAGCGCCCTGCGCCATCTTCTCCGCCAGCGACAGATCGCACAGGCACCCCGAGCCCGCCTTCCAGCACGATCGGCGCTCGCGAAGCCGAGGGCAGACGTTGCCCGCCGAGCGGCAGCGCACCAGGTCCCAGCATGCCGGTATGAGCGACCGCGGACGCACCGTCACCGCCCTCGATCCACCGGGCACGCGGGCGCGCTGCGGCCAGCGCGTCGCCGCCAGGAACACCTGCACCGCCCCCCACGAGGCCGCCACCGCCAAGACGGGTTTGCCCGACGCCTGCGCGGCGAGGACGATGGTATCCGTCAGGAGGTTGGCGGAGCGGTAGTCCATCTGCAGCGCCGCCCCCACCAGCGCGGGCAGGCCGACATAGAGACACCCGCCGACCGCGCCCGCCGCCAGGGTCGCGGACGAGGACTCGTGGTAGCGCACCAGGGCGAACATGACCGCGAAGAACGCCCCCCAGGCCAGCACCTTGGCTGCGGTGGACACCCACCGCGCGAGAGCGGCCTGCGCCGCGAAGG comes from Armatimonadota bacterium and encodes:
- a CDS encoding DUF721 domain-containing protein → MEDGRLGEILRGLMRRHHLERRLRQRAAIQLWPEVVGADIARNCWPLLVRDGVLTVGAVNHAWAQTLQLMSTQIVEAFNQRAGESVLREIKVRVGDRAQRPPPASRGAAVPPAAPPLTPEQQARVRELSAHIEDPQLRAQVGRALAGLMRVRRVREAQRGRVCARCGREFAGRGRCCRGCAAKG
- the recF gene encoding DNA replication/repair protein RecF codes for the protein MKLERLQLRDFRNYRELELLLDDPWVLVIGANAQGKSNLLEAIALACAGRSPRAAADVEMIRWGQEQARVAARVATAARGTLEMEAILASQARRQVKINGSPRRAGDLVGLVGLVLFAVDDLDVVKRDPFARRRFLDTELGALSKSYYWNLTRYRRVVDQRNRLLKDIRDRARARGELETWDQQLTHTGAVVVEKRAAFLRAVSAPAAAAHRRLAGSDATLELRYLPALGEDGAWARIATAAETPELRRHIAERLARALAQGRAEEIERGMTLCGPQRDDFEIIAGGVDLHRFGSQGEQRTAAIALRLGLVRVVAEGVGEPPLLLLDDVLSELDAERRAGLFEALGGAGQTIVTTTDVDSIPAGVRATARRLRVGDGRVVAA
- the dnaN gene encoding DNA polymerase III subunit beta; this encodes MRFTSRRGLLSDALQLASRVVTGRSTLPILSNVLLEVKGERLRLLTSDLEMWVDCSVPVDHAEDGAITVPAKILNEVVASLPGGEVSLASEDGNAVTVTSGKSEYAIQGLAAEEFPAAAAPIGGVALTLPQAALRSLLRGTEFAASADETRAILTGMLLVWNGEKLTVVATNMHRLALDAVAVAGGPAQETQTVVPVRALREVMRSLSAEAEPTARVHLGENHALFELDHVAITSRIIEGQFPNYERVIAIDAEHTVRAERLALLAALRRADIVARAEADKVILRVQPGAMMIEAESPDVGRAREEVPIELEGDQMEIAFSAQYLIDALEAMPGEQVEISLSGPLGQGVMRAVGNATYLYVAMPLQIA
- a CDS encoding RtcB family protein; the encoded protein is MGKQWEGPLQEAGPCRYRIPRSYKAQMRTDGVVFASAPMLPDIRSDQSPEQVANVACLPGIVGDAIALPDIHYGYGFPIGGVAATDVEQGVVSPGGVGYDINCGVCLLRTDLRRAAVAPKLEAIINQVFRDVPSGVGSEGRVRVSEAELRQVLQQGARWAVKAGYGDPEDLQHIEDGGCLQGADPGLLSERARKRGRPQLGTLGAGNHFLELQEVCDIYDPAVARAFGIEEVGQVTIMVHTGSRGLGYQVCDDALALMQRAMQKYRLELPDPQLACAPVNSPEGRDYLAAMACAANYAWANRTCITHWVRQAFARAVGAAPAALGLQVVYDVAHNIAKLEQHQVAGKPRRLCVHRKGATRAFPAGHPDLPADYAAVGQPVIVPGDMGSHSYLLVGTPEAMTATFGSTCHGAGRLMSRHQAVRTARGRDIVRELAEQGILVRAASRGVVAEEMPGAYKDVDVVAAACECAGISRRVARMRPLAVMKG
- a CDS encoding sodium:calcium antiporter yields the protein MEHLHADTVFKLLVSLAVILASAELFTNGVEWLGRRLSLAEGAVGSVLAAVGTALPETLIPFVAILIAGGETGRQIGLGAILGAPFMLATLAMFITGLAAIVFARRRPAGATVILNRAVVTRDLGFFLVMYAAAVATSFAPGRFFHLMVCLGLLAAYALYLRRTFADPSVADGEVGALRFQRLLARWWWWRRRPGEDAVHCGEWLESVGNGAPRLRVILGQVLVALAGIVGGAYIFVGAAEETARALGVAPLLVALVIAPVATELPEKFNSIVWMRQGKDTYAVGNITGAMVFQSSFPVSLGLAFTSWRLAAAAGEPQRALYSVALALAGGLWLLAATRLAPREMTAAGDDRPLIRLHPAVLLAGGALYATFLFLLIKGI
- the dnaA gene encoding chromosomal replication initiator protein DnaA, translated to MGRSADVLSELWQDLVASLERALSPAALNRWLKNINPLSLDADCLRVGVPSAFARDWLERKAAHHMRAEAQRILGRPVRLEFVLQQLDLGLADEVAAPPPAPAAARRRDEFAPTPLIPRYTFDNFVVGKSNQFAQAAALAVAKAPAKTYNPLFIYGGVGLGKTHLMHAIGHHVVASRPELKVAYVTGDTFTYHVVTSIREDRFGAFRSRYRNVDLWLVDDIQFIATKERTEAEFFQTFNALYETGRQVVITSDRPPKELQIMDARLRSRFEWGLIADIKPPDLETRIAILQRKAALDGCDVPDDVIRYIANMVQSNIRILEGALTKVIAASSFAGQPLGLHLAMEQLKDHSVGDYLRPVSINLVQEVVAQHFHLTLADLTAHKRTREIVFPRQVAMYLARELLKASFPEIAKRFGGRDHSTVIHACNKVRERLQHDEQLRALIGELTNTLTPR